From Phenylobacterium montanum, the proteins below share one genomic window:
- a CDS encoding NUDIX domain-containing protein — protein sequence MTQKPDWTAPAGEPWVSRSEQVVYENPWITVREHQATAPTGRPALYGVVSFKNLALAVLPLHEDGTVTLVGQHRFPLRDYVWEIPEGGGPMGEDPLAGAQRELREETGLVAAEWRQVLRFQLSNSITDERGLGFVATGLTEGEAAPDETEVLQVARVPFREALGLAVRGEITDALTVAMLLRAYHMAQEGELSAALSNAMLRPAGHP from the coding sequence ATGACGCAAAAACCCGACTGGACGGCGCCTGCGGGCGAGCCCTGGGTCAGCCGCAGCGAGCAGGTGGTCTATGAGAACCCCTGGATCACGGTGCGCGAGCACCAGGCGACCGCGCCGACCGGGCGGCCGGCGCTCTATGGCGTAGTCAGCTTCAAGAACCTGGCCCTGGCGGTCCTGCCGCTGCACGAGGACGGGACCGTGACTCTGGTCGGCCAGCATCGCTTTCCGTTGCGCGACTATGTCTGGGAGATCCCCGAGGGCGGCGGGCCGATGGGCGAGGACCCGCTGGCCGGGGCGCAGCGGGAGCTGAGGGAGGAGACCGGCCTGGTGGCCGCCGAGTGGCGCCAGGTGCTGCGCTTCCAGCTCTCCAACTCGATCACCGACGAGCGGGGCCTTGGCTTTGTCGCCACCGGCCTGACCGAGGGCGAGGCCGCGCCGGACGAGACCGAGGTCCTGCAGGTCGCCCGGGTTCCGTTCCGCGAGGCGCTGGGCCTCGCGGTGCGCGGCGAGATCACCGACGCCCTGACAGTGGCGATGCTGCTGAGGGCTTACCATATGGCGCAGGAGGGCGAGCTGTCGGCGGCCCTTTCGAATGCTATGTTAAGGCCCGCAGGCCATCCTTAG
- a CDS encoding acyl-CoA dehydrogenase family protein has protein sequence MANLAPTITPAPPQDDAAFLAEVRAFLATALTPDLRQAGRQTLGVHSDIEACRVWHGRLYRRGWIAPAWPEAFGGAGWSARQRFLFDRECALNDAPVLFAGGIRSLGPLLIEMGTPAQRARFLPRILSGADLWCQGFSEPGAGSDLAALSTRAVRDGDGYRITGSKIWTTGAHLANRMFAIVRTSTREKRQQGLTFLLIDMNSPGITVAPITSLSGEHELNQVFFDDVRVPVENRVGEEDDGWSVAKRLMALARSNNTPAALVRRALNRVQAAVVEAASPLEPTIRPRLAQLMIELEAFEQLELAALPGGRPLAGEQTTPSMLKLVGSELHQKVAELAAEVAGPYAAAALPALGLASDALDAGARAMAKHLDVRAASIYSGSSETQRNVIAGRMLAG, from the coding sequence ATGGCCAACCTCGCGCCAACCATTACTCCCGCCCCACCCCAGGATGACGCCGCCTTCCTGGCCGAGGTGCGCGCCTTTCTCGCCACGGCCCTGACCCCCGATCTCCGCCAGGCCGGCCGCCAGACCCTGGGGGTGCATTCCGACATCGAGGCCTGCCGCGTCTGGCACGGCCGGCTCTATCGCCGGGGCTGGATCGCTCCGGCCTGGCCCGAAGCCTTCGGCGGGGCCGGCTGGAGCGCGCGCCAGCGCTTCCTGTTCGACCGCGAATGCGCGCTGAACGATGCGCCCGTACTGTTCGCCGGCGGCATCCGCAGCCTGGGGCCGCTGCTGATCGAGATGGGAACCCCGGCCCAGCGCGCCCGCTTCCTGCCGCGCATCCTCTCGGGTGCGGACCTCTGGTGCCAGGGCTTTTCCGAGCCTGGCGCCGGCTCCGACCTCGCCGCCCTGTCGACCCGCGCCGTCCGCGACGGCGACGGCTATCGCATCACCGGCTCCAAGATCTGGACCACCGGCGCGCACCTTGCGAACCGCATGTTCGCCATCGTGCGCACCTCGACGCGGGAAAAGCGCCAGCAGGGCCTGACCTTCCTCCTGATCGACATGAACAGCCCCGGGATCACCGTCGCCCCGATCACCAGCCTCTCGGGCGAGCACGAGCTGAACCAGGTGTTCTTCGACGACGTGCGCGTGCCGGTTGAAAACCGCGTTGGCGAGGAGGACGACGGCTGGAGCGTGGCCAAGCGGCTGATGGCCCTCGCCCGCTCCAACAACACCCCCGCCGCCCTGGTCCGCCGCGCGCTGAACCGGGTCCAGGCGGCGGTCGTAGAGGCCGCTTCGCCGCTGGAGCCGACCATCCGCCCGCGCCTGGCCCAGCTGATGATCGAGCTGGAGGCCTTCGAGCAGCTGGAGCTGGCCGCCCTGCCCGGCGGCCGCCCCCTGGCGGGCGAACAGACCACCCCCTCGATGCTGAAACTGGTCGGCAGCGAACTGCACCAGAAGGTCGCCGAACTCGCCGCCGAAGTCGCCGGCCCCTACGCCGCCGCGGCCCTGCCCGCCCTCGGCCTAGCCAGCGACGCCCTCGACGCCGGCGCGAGGGCCATGGCCAAGCACTTGGACGTGCGCGCAGCCAGCATCTACTCGGGCAGCAGCGAGACGCAGCGCAACGTCATCGCAGGGCGGATGCTGGCGGGGTGA
- the maiA gene encoding maleylacetoacetate isomerase has translation MSETLELYDYWRSSAAYRVRIGLNLKGLGYASHPVNLAPGASEQLSEAYRAVNPQQRVPTLVTGAGALGQSLAILEWLDETCPEPPLLPADPWLRAEARAFALSIACEIHPMGNLSVLRQLGQQFGAGEGELQAWRERWFGAGMAALEAQLAARPASTYAFGDTPCLADICLVPQAYNCRRFGIDLSPYPRLCAVTAAAEAHPAFAAAAPERQPDAPSLK, from the coding sequence ATGAGCGAGACGCTTGAGCTCTATGACTATTGGCGCTCGTCCGCCGCCTATCGCGTGCGGATCGGCCTGAACCTGAAGGGCCTCGGCTACGCATCGCATCCGGTGAACCTGGCCCCCGGCGCCAGCGAGCAGCTGAGCGAAGCCTATAGAGCGGTCAATCCCCAGCAGCGCGTGCCGACCCTCGTCACCGGGGCCGGCGCGCTTGGCCAGTCGCTGGCGATCCTGGAATGGCTGGACGAGACCTGTCCCGAGCCGCCCCTGCTGCCCGCCGATCCTTGGCTCAGGGCCGAGGCGCGGGCCTTCGCCCTGTCGATCGCCTGCGAGATCCACCCGATGGGCAATCTCTCGGTGCTGCGCCAGCTCGGCCAGCAGTTCGGCGCCGGCGAGGGGGAGTTGCAGGCCTGGCGTGAGCGCTGGTTCGGCGCCGGCATGGCGGCGCTGGAGGCGCAGCTCGCCGCCCGGCCCGCCAGCACCTACGCCTTCGGCGATACGCCCTGCCTGGCCGATATCTGCCTGGTCCCCCAGGCCTACAACTGCCGCCGGTTCGGCATCGACCTTTCCCCCTATCCCCGCCTCTGCGCCGTGACCGCCGCAGCCGAGGCCCATCCGGCCTTCGCCGCCGCCGCCCCCGAACGCCAACCCGACGCCCCGAGTCTTAAATGA
- a CDS encoding AAA family ATPase produces the protein MVPGRVIAVTGSPGSGKSTAARLLADNSPGERSAHLHSDDFYDYLRKGRLAPWLTEAHAQNATVIEALAAASFTYARGGYEVIFDGILGPWFLAPFRARAAEGVAFHYVVLRTGREEALARVMARDGADNIDAAAIAGLWDQFADLGEFEKHAVSTDGLTPEATAALVRQGLEAGRFRLE, from the coding sequence ATAGTCCCCGGCCGCGTCATCGCCGTCACCGGCTCGCCCGGCTCGGGCAAGAGCACGGCGGCGCGGCTGCTGGCTGACAATTCGCCGGGCGAGCGGTCGGCGCACCTGCATTCCGACGACTTCTACGACTACCTGCGCAAGGGGCGGCTGGCCCCGTGGCTGACCGAGGCCCATGCGCAGAACGCCACCGTGATCGAGGCCCTGGCCGCCGCGAGCTTCACCTATGCCCGCGGCGGCTACGAGGTGATCTTCGACGGCATACTCGGCCCCTGGTTCCTGGCCCCGTTCCGCGCACGGGCGGCGGAGGGGGTCGCTTTTCACTATGTCGTGCTGCGCACCGGACGCGAAGAGGCCCTGGCCCGGGTGATGGCGCGGGACGGGGCCGACAATATCGACGCCGCGGCCATCGCCGGCCTGTGGGATCAGTTCGCCGATCTGGGCGAGTTCGAGAAGCATGCGGTGTCGACCGACGGGCTGACGCCGGAGGCAACGGCGGCCCTAGTCCGTCAGGGCCTGGAGGCCGGCCGGTTTCGCCTGGAATAG
- the cysE gene encoding serine O-acetyltransferase, which produces MSQSRLEVVTPQSPPPVWAALRNEAAHAAQTEPNLASLINAVVLKHDRLSAALSYQLARKLSDQELRAMSAREIAEEAYAADPTIVDKAEADLKAVFERDPACKGYVQPFLFFKGFLALQTHRIAHWLWSEGRDTMAFYLQSRISEIFQVDIHPAARIGSGVFIDHGTGIVIGETAVVGDDVSMLHGVTLGGTGAERGDRHPKIGKGVLLGAGAKVLGNIQIGDYAKIASGSVVLKPVPSGCTAAGVPARLTNCPTCEAPARTMDHTLADEIFDYSI; this is translated from the coding sequence ATGTCGCAGTCACGGCTCGAGGTCGTCACCCCGCAATCGCCGCCCCCGGTGTGGGCCGCGCTGCGCAACGAGGCGGCCCATGCGGCCCAGACCGAACCCAACCTGGCCTCGCTAATCAATGCGGTGGTCCTGAAGCACGACCGGCTGTCGGCGGCCCTGTCCTACCAGCTGGCGCGCAAGCTGTCGGACCAGGAGCTGCGGGCCATGAGCGCCCGCGAGATCGCCGAAGAGGCCTATGCCGCCGATCCGACCATCGTCGACAAGGCCGAGGCGGACCTCAAAGCCGTGTTCGAGCGCGACCCAGCCTGCAAGGGCTATGTGCAGCCATTCCTGTTCTTCAAGGGTTTCCTGGCCCTGCAGACCCACCGCATCGCCCACTGGCTGTGGAGCGAGGGCCGCGACACCATGGCCTTCTACCTGCAGAGCCGCATCTCCGAGATTTTCCAGGTCGACATCCATCCGGCCGCCCGGATCGGCTCGGGCGTGTTCATCGACCACGGCACCGGCATCGTCATCGGCGAGACCGCGGTGGTGGGTGACGACGTCTCCATGCTGCACGGGGTGACCCTGGGCGGCACGGGCGCCGAGCGTGGCGACCGCCATCCCAAGATCGGCAAGGGCGTGCTCCTGGGCGCCGGGGCCAAGGTGCTGGGCAACATCCAGATCGGCGACTACGCCAAGATCGCCTCGGGCTCGGTGGTGCTGAAGCCGGTGCCGTCGGGCTGCACCGCCGCTGGGGTGCCGGCGCGGCTGACCAACTGCCCGACCTGCGAAGCGCCGGCCCGGACCATGGACCACACCCTGGCCGACGAGATCTTCGACTATTCGATCTGA
- a CDS encoding cytochrome P450, translating to MSEPQDTKPLPTIFQLTPLDPTYRADPHQVLDDLRARCPVHRDNVSGTFVLTRYNDIRPLVSDRSLWRDPLNAEEAAVMQRRFADVVPEGAARGETTSILMLDDPDHARIRGPLVQAFYARVARSRPQVEEIVDRSLDAIAAITEQGQPFDLMSRFCVPIPIDAIASILGVEHSRLAEFREWSEGVIQSLNPFRNEDQTAQMERCSEALSAYFAATIEERRRNPQDDLISDMTRLQGEGAPLSDVELQINLSALLIGGNLTTTDLIGNAVRLLLLHPEELAKLKADPGLINQVVEETLRYEPPVDITGRIASRDMEVGGCPVKTSQAFTFSLRAANRDPDVFEDPHRFDVNRKGKPHVAFGGGAHICIGAPLARLEAQVALGKLFERFPNLRFAEPEAAPEWRTLPFFRGLERLELRA from the coding sequence ATGAGCGAGCCGCAAGACACAAAGCCGCTGCCGACCATCTTCCAGCTGACCCCGCTGGACCCGACCTACCGCGCCGATCCGCATCAGGTGCTGGACGACCTGCGCGCCCGCTGCCCGGTGCATCGCGACAACGTCTCCGGCACCTTCGTCCTCACCCGTTACAACGACATCCGCCCGCTGGTCTCGGACCGCAGCCTGTGGCGCGACCCGCTGAACGCCGAGGAGGCGGCGGTGATGCAGCGCCGCTTCGCCGACGTGGTCCCCGAGGGCGCCGCGCGCGGCGAGACCACCAGCATCCTGATGCTGGACGATCCCGACCACGCCCGCATTCGCGGCCCCCTGGTCCAGGCCTTCTACGCCCGCGTGGCCCGCTCGCGGCCCCAGGTGGAGGAGATCGTCGACCGCAGCCTCGACGCCATCGCCGCCATCACCGAACAGGGCCAGCCTTTCGACCTGATGAGCCGCTTCTGCGTGCCGATCCCGATCGACGCCATCGCCTCGATCCTGGGGGTCGAGCACAGCCGCCTGGCCGAGTTCCGCGAATGGTCGGAGGGGGTGATCCAGAGCCTGAATCCCTTCCGCAACGAGGACCAGACCGCCCAGATGGAGCGGTGCAGCGAGGCCCTGAGCGCCTATTTCGCGGCCACGATCGAGGAGCGGCGGCGCAATCCGCAGGACGACCTGATCTCGGACATGACCCGCCTGCAGGGCGAGGGCGCGCCGCTGAGCGACGTCGAGCTGCAGATCAATCTCTCGGCCCTGCTGATCGGCGGCAACCTGACCACCACCGACCTGATCGGCAACGCCGTGCGCCTGCTCTTGCTGCACCCGGAGGAGCTGGCCAAGCTGAAAGCCGATCCCGGCCTGATCAACCAGGTGGTGGAAGAGACGCTGCGCTACGAGCCGCCGGTGGACATCACCGGCCGCATCGCCTCGCGCGACATGGAGGTCGGCGGCTGCCCGGTGAAGACCAGCCAGGCCTTCACCTTCTCCCTGCGCGCCGCCAACCGCGACCCGGATGTATTCGAGGACCCGCACCGCTTTGACGTCAACCGCAAGGGCAAGCCCCACGTCGCCTTCGGCGGCGGCGCCCACATCTGCATCGGCGCGCCCCTGGCCAGGCTCGAGGCCCAGGTGGCCCTGGGCAAGCTGTTCGAGCGGTTCCCGAACCTGCGGTTTGCAGAGCCGGAGGCGGCGCCGGAATGGCGGACGCTGCCGTTCTTCAGGGGGTTGGAGCGGTTGGAGCTGCGGGCTTAG
- the hppD gene encoding 4-hydroxyphenylpyruvate dioxygenase has translation MAQDLFDNPLGTDGFEFVEFTSPDPEALADRFVRMGFAAVARHRSKNVVRYKQGEINFLLNMEPVGQAAEFRAQRGPSANAMAFRVRDAAKAFKLAVERGAKPVVGPVGPMELNIPAIEGIGGSNLYLVDRYGAHEIYDVDFVPIDGAMEAEARNNVGLTYLDHLTHNVHRGQMGKWAEFYERIFNFREIRYFDIEGQQTGLISKAMTSPDGKIRIPLNESQDEHSQIEEFLKDYHGEGIQHIALGADDIYHSVETMRDRGVTFQDTIDAYYDGVDARVKGHEENLQRLKADKILIDGAPTEDQGILLQIFTENTVGPIFFEIIQRKGNEGFGEGNFKALFESLELDQIRRGVLPAKATA, from the coding sequence GTGGCGCAAGACCTGTTCGACAACCCCTTGGGCACCGACGGCTTCGAGTTCGTCGAGTTCACCAGTCCGGACCCCGAGGCGCTGGCCGACCGCTTCGTGCGCATGGGCTTTGCGGCCGTCGCCCGCCACCGCTCCAAGAACGTGGTCCGCTACAAGCAGGGCGAGATCAACTTCCTGCTCAACATGGAGCCCGTGGGCCAGGCCGCCGAGTTCCGCGCCCAGCGCGGCCCTTCCGCCAACGCCATGGCCTTCCGCGTACGCGATGCGGCCAAGGCCTTCAAGCTGGCGGTCGAGCGCGGCGCCAAGCCGGTCGTCGGGCCGGTCGGGCCGATGGAGCTGAACATCCCGGCCATCGAGGGCATCGGCGGCTCGAACCTCTATCTGGTCGACCGCTACGGCGCGCACGAGATCTATGACGTCGACTTTGTCCCCATCGACGGAGCCATGGAGGCCGAGGCCCGCAACAATGTCGGCCTGACCTATCTCGACCACCTGACCCACAACGTGCATCGCGGCCAGATGGGCAAGTGGGCCGAGTTCTACGAGCGCATCTTCAATTTCCGCGAGATCCGCTATTTCGACATCGAGGGCCAGCAGACCGGCCTGATCTCCAAGGCCATGACCAGCCCGGACGGCAAGATCCGCATCCCGCTGAACGAGAGCCAGGACGAGCACTCGCAGATCGAGGAGTTCCTGAAGGACTATCACGGCGAGGGCATCCAGCACATCGCCCTGGGCGCCGATGACATCTACCATTCGGTCGAAACCATGCGCGACCGGGGCGTCACCTTCCAGGACACCATCGACGCCTATTATGACGGCGTGGACGCGCGGGTGAAGGGCCACGAAGAGAACCTGCAGCGGCTGAAGGCCGACAAGATCCTGATCGACGGCGCGCCCACCGAGGACCAGGGCATCCTTTTGCAGATCTTCACCGAGAACACGGTCGGTCCGATCTTCTTCGAGATCATCCAGCGCAAGGGCAACGAAGGCTTCGGCGAGGGCAACTTCAAGGCCCTGTTCGAAAGCCTTGAGCTGGACCAGATCCGCCGCGGGGTCTTGCCGGCGAAGGCGACGGCGTGA
- a CDS encoding tannase/feruloyl esterase family alpha/beta hydrolase gives MGRRIMIAAASTAAVLAAAGGAHAQTACEGLTGLKLDHASVTGATVIAASGALPAYCKVLVTSKPTPDSDIRIEVAIPEGAAWNGRYLQVGNGGFAGTIPESSIRVGLAKGFATAATDDGHQDPIGTDASWALGHPEKVKDFGYRALKETTLAARAVIAAYEAKPVAKAYFAGCSDGGREALMEAQRYPDDFDGILAGDPANHWTHLLAAAAWNAQALSATPGSYIPASKLKAIETAEQKACGDADGVIENPLACHFDPAVIRCKAGDSDQCLTGEQVTALKKIYAGARDPRTGAHILAGFDPGGEAEPGGWGVWLVGAAPGAKGHAAQYEFGRNFYQFIAFGDANYDITKLTFGAQLDPIDAKWGPVLNSWSDDLSAFKARGGKLIQYHGWADPAIPPRDSIDYFGRVQKKMGNTASFYRLFMAPGMLHCGGGLGPNPVHGVGLDALTAWVEDGKAPDQLVVAKRAGDSPAGPVLRTRPLCAFPRRAEWDGKGDRDKAESWRCVAGKG, from the coding sequence ATGGGCCGGCGGATCATGATTGCAGCGGCAAGCACAGCCGCGGTGCTGGCGGCGGCGGGCGGGGCTCATGCCCAGACCGCGTGCGAGGGCCTGACGGGGTTGAAGCTGGACCATGCCAGCGTGACCGGGGCGACGGTGATAGCGGCCTCGGGCGCCCTGCCGGCCTATTGCAAGGTGCTGGTGACCTCCAAGCCCACGCCTGACAGCGACATCCGCATCGAGGTGGCGATCCCCGAGGGCGCGGCCTGGAACGGGCGCTATCTGCAGGTGGGCAATGGCGGGTTCGCCGGGACCATTCCGGAAAGCTCGATCCGCGTCGGCCTGGCCAAGGGCTTCGCCACCGCCGCCACGGACGACGGCCACCAGGACCCGATCGGCACCGACGCCAGCTGGGCCCTGGGCCATCCGGAAAAGGTCAAGGACTTCGGCTATCGCGCGCTGAAGGAGACCACCCTGGCCGCCCGGGCGGTGATCGCCGCCTATGAGGCCAAGCCGGTGGCCAAGGCCTATTTCGCCGGCTGCTCGGACGGCGGGCGCGAGGCGCTGATGGAGGCCCAGCGCTATCCGGACGACTTCGACGGCATACTGGCGGGCGATCCGGCCAACCACTGGACCCACCTTCTGGCCGCCGCGGCCTGGAACGCCCAGGCGCTGTCGGCGACGCCCGGCAGCTACATCCCCGCGTCCAAGCTCAAGGCGATCGAAACGGCCGAGCAGAAGGCCTGCGGCGACGCCGACGGGGTGATCGAAAATCCCCTGGCCTGCCACTTCGACCCGGCCGTTATCCGTTGCAAAGCCGGCGACAGCGACCAGTGCCTTACGGGCGAGCAGGTGACGGCCCTGAAGAAGATCTATGCCGGAGCGCGCGATCCGCGCACCGGCGCGCACATCCTGGCCGGCTTCGATCCCGGCGGCGAAGCCGAGCCGGGTGGCTGGGGCGTGTGGTTGGTCGGCGCCGCGCCGGGGGCCAAGGGCCATGCGGCGCAGTACGAGTTCGGCCGCAACTTCTACCAGTTCATCGCTTTCGGCGACGCCAACTACGACATTACCAAGCTGACCTTCGGCGCCCAGCTGGACCCGATCGACGCAAAGTGGGGGCCGGTCCTGAATTCGTGGAGCGACGACCTGTCGGCCTTCAAGGCCCGCGGCGGCAAGCTGATCCAGTACCATGGTTGGGCCGACCCGGCGATTCCGCCACGGGACTCGATCGACTATTTCGGCCGGGTGCAGAAGAAGATGGGCAATACGGCCAGCTTCTACCGCCTGTTCATGGCCCCGGGCATGCTGCATTGCGGCGGCGGGCTGGGTCCCAATCCCGTGCATGGCGTGGGCCTGGACGCCCTGACCGCCTGGGTCGAGGACGGCAAGGCGCCGGACCAGCTGGTGGTCGCCAAGCGCGCCGGCGACAGCCCGGCCGGCCCGGTCCTGCGCACTCGGCCGCTATGCGCCTTCCCCCGCCGCGCCGAATGGGACGGCAAGGGGGATCGCGACAAGGCGGAGAGCTGGCGGTGTGTGGCGGGGAAGGGGTGA
- a CDS encoding homogentisate 1,2-dioxygenase codes for MPKGQWLPVRGAQGEHSRQAHTDLPEGTYEREMSKEGFFGPAAFLYHRRPPTGWTSFEGPLRPRAFDLNRLKEAAASPWAAPVVLHNAATEMRFWSLARPMPALARNADGDQLLFIHEGTGDLFTDFGRIAYEPGDYLYLPRGTMWRLRPDAPTRVLTIQATNSHFTLPDKGLLGPHAIFDPAMLDTPAMDAAFRAHQAEEGPVRVEIKKRGQVSVATYPYNPLDAVGWHGELAPARLNVRHIRPVMSHRYHVPPSVHSTFLSERFVVCTFAPRPFETDPNAIKIPFFHNNDDYDEVLFYHAGDFFSRDNIDAGMMTFHPSGFTHGPHPKALKNMLSQPKAATDEYAVMIDTRDPLEVGEGASACENPAYVDSWKGA; via the coding sequence ATGCCCAAAGGACAATGGCTGCCCGTACGCGGCGCCCAAGGCGAGCACTCCCGCCAGGCCCATACCGACCTGCCGGAGGGGACCTACGAGCGGGAGATGTCCAAGGAGGGCTTCTTCGGCCCCGCCGCCTTCCTCTATCACCGCCGCCCGCCGACCGGATGGACCTCGTTCGAGGGTCCCCTGCGCCCCCGCGCCTTCGACCTCAACCGCCTGAAAGAGGCCGCCGCCTCGCCCTGGGCGGCGCCGGTGGTGCTGCACAATGCGGCGACCGAGATGCGCTTCTGGAGCCTGGCGCGGCCCATGCCGGCCCTGGCCCGCAACGCCGACGGCGACCAGCTGCTGTTCATCCACGAGGGGACCGGCGACCTGTTCACCGACTTCGGCCGCATCGCCTACGAGCCCGGCGACTATCTCTACCTGCCGCGCGGGACCATGTGGCGGCTGCGCCCCGACGCCCCGACCCGCGTCCTGACCATCCAGGCGACGAACAGCCACTTCACCCTGCCCGACAAGGGGCTCCTGGGCCCGCACGCCATCTTCGACCCGGCCATGCTGGACACGCCCGCGATGGACGCCGCCTTCCGCGCGCACCAGGCCGAGGAAGGGCCGGTGCGGGTCGAGATCAAGAAGCGCGGCCAGGTGTCAGTGGCGACCTACCCCTACAATCCCCTGGACGCAGTCGGCTGGCACGGCGAGCTGGCGCCGGCGCGGCTGAACGTGCGCCACATCCGGCCGGTGATGAGCCATCGCTATCACGTGCCGCCCTCGGTCCACTCGACCTTCCTGTCGGAGCGCTTCGTCGTCTGCACCTTCGCGCCGCGGCCGTTCGAGACCGACCCGAACGCGATCAAGATCCCGTTCTTCCACAACAACGACGACTATGATGAGGTGCTGTTCTACCACGCCGGCGACTTCTTCAGCCGGGACAACATCGACGCCGGCATGATGACCTTCCACCCCTCCGGCTTCACCCACGGGCCGCACCCCAAGGCGCTGAAGAACATGCTGAGCCAGCCCAAGGCCGCCACGGACGAATATGCGGTGATGATCGACACCCGCGACCCGCTGGAGGTCGGCGAAGGCGCCTCGGCCTGCGAGAACCCCGCCTATGTCGACAGCTGGAAAGGCGCATGA
- a CDS encoding nitroreductase family protein, with the protein MPSSLPPEPEFGAALPAPARNQPVLDFLALRRSASAATLTAPGPSRDQLDDLLRLAVRVPDHGKLSPWRFVVLEGEAKAAFEAELDRLAETHPDAEKAKGAMFKFRAPPVAVVVISRHIPGKIPEWEQRLSAGAVCISLVNAAQAAGFGANWITDWYSFDPRVGTLLGLEPEEQVAGFVYLGAVGEPPLERVRPDVAGLTRWWSP; encoded by the coding sequence TTGCCCTCCTCCCTGCCGCCCGAACCCGAATTTGGCGCCGCCCTGCCCGCGCCGGCCCGCAATCAGCCGGTGCTCGACTTCCTGGCCCTGCGCCGCTCGGCCTCGGCGGCGACCCTGACCGCGCCGGGCCCCAGCCGCGACCAGCTGGACGACCTTCTGCGCCTGGCCGTGCGCGTGCCCGACCACGGGAAGCTCTCGCCCTGGCGCTTCGTGGTGCTGGAAGGCGAGGCCAAGGCCGCCTTCGAGGCCGAGCTCGACCGCCTGGCCGAGACCCACCCGGATGCGGAAAAGGCCAAGGGGGCGATGTTCAAGTTCCGCGCGCCGCCCGTGGCGGTGGTGGTGATCTCGCGCCACATCCCCGGCAAGATCCCCGAATGGGAGCAGCGCCTGTCGGCCGGCGCGGTCTGCATCAGCCTGGTCAACGCCGCCCAGGCCGCCGGCTTCGGCGCCAACTGGATCACCGACTGGTATTCGTTCGATCCCCGTGTCGGGACGCTGCTGGGCCTGGAGCCCGAGGAGCAGGTCGCCGGCTTCGTCTATTTGGGCGCCGTCGGCGAGCCGCCGCTGGAGCGCGTGCGGCCGGACGTGGCGGGGTTGACGCGGTGGTGGTCGCCATAA
- a CDS encoding DUF3126 family protein, protein MNDNDLKRVEAHLKRTFGNPHVAVKARPKQKDSAEVELKGEFIGVIYEDEDEPGSFLFEMAILAEDLE, encoded by the coding sequence GTGAACGACAACGACCTGAAGCGCGTCGAAGCGCATCTGAAGCGCACGTTCGGCAACCCGCACGTGGCCGTCAAAGCCCGTCCCAAGCAGAAAGACTCGGCCGAGGTCGAGCTGAAGGGCGAGTTCATCGGCGTGATCTACGAGGACGAGGACGAACCGGGCTCGTTCCTGTTCGAAATGGCCATCCTGGCGGAAGACCTGGAATAG